Proteins encoded by one window of Ulvibacter sp. MAR_2010_11:
- a CDS encoding YgcG family protein yields MKLFRIISKYKVAGLLLLLFFLSEAVSAQYEIPPKPEKAEAVYDYINLLSLPQQDALKTKLKNYADTTSTQIVIVVINSTKGEDISLLGAKWGQKWGIGQAAEDNGILILLAKGDRTIDINTGYGIEYRMTDLIAERIINRVIIPEFKTGDYYAGLNKGTTAIFAALNGEFKEDRKFNDGISLGPIEIFLIVFIILVIALSFKKGGRGGGGGGTGSMLDVIILSNMGRTGGYGGGSSGGGSFGGGGGFGGGFGGGGFGGGGASGSW; encoded by the coding sequence ATGAAATTGTTTCGGATTATTTCAAAATACAAGGTTGCTGGCTTATTGCTCCTGCTTTTCTTTCTTTCGGAAGCGGTTTCGGCACAGTATGAAATTCCGCCTAAACCCGAAAAAGCAGAAGCTGTCTACGATTATATCAATTTGCTTTCCCTTCCGCAGCAAGACGCCTTAAAAACAAAACTTAAAAACTACGCCGATACTACCTCTACACAGATTGTAATTGTTGTAATAAATTCCACCAAAGGAGAGGACATTTCGTTACTCGGAGCCAAATGGGGACAAAAATGGGGCATTGGGCAAGCCGCAGAAGACAACGGGATTCTTATTCTTTTGGCCAAGGGAGACAGAACCATTGACATTAATACCGGGTATGGGATTGAATACAGAATGACCGATCTCATAGCAGAACGTATTATAAATAGGGTGATTATTCCCGAATTTAAAACCGGAGACTATTACGCGGGTTTAAACAAGGGTACAACCGCAATTTTCGCGGCCTTGAATGGCGAGTTTAAGGAGGACCGAAAATTTAATGACGGCATTTCCTTGGGACCTATTGAGATTTTCTTGATTGTTTTTATTATTCTCGTGATTGCACTTTCCTTTAAAAAAGGAGGTCGGGGTGGCGGTGGAGGAGGAACCGGCAGTATGCTGGACGTTATTATTCTCAGCAATATGGGGCGCACCGGAGGCTATGGTGGCGGAAGTTCAGGAGGTGGCAGCTTTGGCGGAGGCGGAGGCTTTGGTGGTGGTTTCGGCGGCGGAGGCTTTGGTGGCGGTGGTGCCAGCGGGAGTTGGTAA